The region CCTGCCGAACGTCCACGTGCTCGATGCCGGCCAGCTGAACACCTACGACGTTCTGTACTCCGACGACGTTGTGTTCTCTGTGGAGGCACTGCACAGCTTCATCACCCGCGCTCAGGGCGCTAACGATGAGGCGAAGGAGGAGAAGTAATGGCTAAGATCGCAAACCCGCGCGACATCGTTCTCGCACCGGTCGTTTCCGAGAAGTCCTACGGTCTGATGGAGCAGAACGTCTACACGTTCTACGTCTCCACCGACTCCAACAAGTCCCAGATCAAAGATGCCGTAGAGCAGATCTTCGGCGTGAAGGTCGACTCCGTTAACACCGTTAACCGTGCAGGTAAGCGTAAGCGCACCCGCACCGGTTACGGCCAGCGTAAGTCCACCAAGCGCGCCTACGTGACGCTCCGTGAAGGCAGCGACTCCATCGACGTCTTTGGCGCACAGGCCTAAGACGGAGACGAAGTAAGGAAGAATTATGGCTATTCGTAAATACAAGCCGACAACTCCGGGTCGCCGCGCATCCTCCGTTTCCGAGTTCGAGGAAATCACTCGCTCGACTCCGGAGAAGTCCCTGCTGCGCCCGCTGAGCAAGACCGGTGGTCGTAACAACCACGGCCACATCACCACCCGCCACATCGGCGGTGGCCACAAGCGCCGTTACCGTCTGATCGACTTCCGTCGTAACGACAAGGACGGCATCCCGGCAAAGGTCGCTCACATCGAGTACGACCCGAACCGCACCGCAAACATCGCACTGCTGCACTACGCAGACGGCGAGAAGCGCTACATCATTGCTCCGAAGGGCCTGAAGCAGGGTACCGAGGTCGAGTCCGGTGCTAACGCAGATATCAAGGTTGGCAACAACCTGCCGCTGCGTAACATCCCGACCGGTACCACCATCCACGCTGTGGAGCTCAAGCCGGGCGCTGGCGCTAAGCTGGCTCGCTCCGCTGGTGCTTCCATCCAGCTGCTGGGTAAGGAAGGCAAGTACGCCATCCTGCGTATGCCGTCCTCCGAAATCCGCCGCGTTGATATCCGTTGCCGCGCTACCGTCGGTGAGGTCGGCAATGCTGACCAGATGAACATCCGTTGGGGCAAGGCAGGCCGTATGCGCTGGAAGGGCGTTCGCCCGACCGTCCGCGGTGTTGTCATGAACCCGGTCGACCACCCGCACGGTGGTGGTGAGGGTAAGACCTCGGGTGGCCGCCACCCAGTGTCCCCATGGGGCACCAAGGAGGGTCGTACCCGCAACCCGAACCGTTACTCGAACAACATGATCGTGCGCCGTCGTCGCCCGAACAAGAAGCGCTAAGAGGAGGTAAACAATGCCACGCAGCCTTAAGAAGGGCCCGTTCGTCGATGAGCACCTCCTCAACAAGGTGGATGCTCAGAACGAGAAAGGCACCAAGCAGGTCATCAAGACCTGGTCTCGCCGTTCGACCATTCTGCCCGACTTCATCGGTCACACCTTC is a window of Corynebacterium camporealensis DNA encoding:
- the rpsS gene encoding 30S ribosomal protein S19, with amino-acid sequence MPRSLKKGPFVDEHLLNKVDAQNEKGTKQVIKTWSRRSTILPDFIGHTFAVHDGRKHVPVFVEDSMVGHKLGEFAPTKTFKGHVKDDKKGRR
- the rplW gene encoding 50S ribosomal protein L23, which translates into the protein MAKIANPRDIVLAPVVSEKSYGLMEQNVYTFYVSTDSNKSQIKDAVEQIFGVKVDSVNTVNRAGKRKRTRTGYGQRKSTKRAYVTLREGSDSIDVFGAQA
- the rplB gene encoding 50S ribosomal protein L2 encodes the protein MAIRKYKPTTPGRRASSVSEFEEITRSTPEKSLLRPLSKTGGRNNHGHITTRHIGGGHKRRYRLIDFRRNDKDGIPAKVAHIEYDPNRTANIALLHYADGEKRYIIAPKGLKQGTEVESGANADIKVGNNLPLRNIPTGTTIHAVELKPGAGAKLARSAGASIQLLGKEGKYAILRMPSSEIRRVDIRCRATVGEVGNADQMNIRWGKAGRMRWKGVRPTVRGVVMNPVDHPHGGGEGKTSGGRHPVSPWGTKEGRTRNPNRYSNNMIVRRRRPNKKR